Proteins from a genomic interval of Calypte anna isolate BGI_N300 chromosome 6, bCalAnn1_v1.p, whole genome shotgun sequence:
- the C6H10orf88 gene encoding uncharacterized protein C10orf88 homolog — protein sequence MASGPAEEEAAEDPSGGPGEPCRVAAGCSWSCEPPDGLARAVCLQRGEGGGEESTEAVVVERRAGSGNDSACVLQLECRPPGAGEMVSVGVLSEARNMEVYVGEEYCGTGRGESIGTSRGMGESEEVTLYKKYLKFECPAASCRIKLLSIGDKQRVLISKIIVEVKTVSAKLATDFPPLGSSIDLNRVQTIMESMGSKLSPGAQQLMDMVRCQQKNSLPLGDKLHWIFGKNSDFGGDHAIDGLCGAALQTSLDQSASDSLPVRNNLTSEAVHEDLKMRDDLNTQIPKRGNISASERLPTHQNTVDLGNYVKILGSLHMQEQGGETPNVARAQVLLPFLQNLCSQVNHLRLRDGEKHFGKTVMKEEDVQCVGAEQQPICSYLEKIISKNMDLMEKKLMDYIDQQIQALQTHIDNKMVLLMDLVQSSKPNKISQAHYESNEGFSNGER from the exons ATGGCGAGCGGCCCCGCTGAGGAGGAGGCGGCAGAGGATCCATCTGGGGGTCCCGGGGAGCCGTGCCGTGTGGCGGCGGGGTGCTCCTGGTCCTGCGAGCCGCCCGACGGCCTGGCCCGAGCGGTGTGCCTGCAGCGGGGCGAGGGCGGCGGCGAGGAGAG CACCGAGGCCGTGGTGGTGGAGAGACGGGCGGGCAGCGGGAACGATTCGGCCTGCGTGCTGCAGCTGGAGTGCCGGCCCCCAGGAGCCGGTGAGATGGTGTCTGTGGGTGTCCTGAGCGAGGCCCGGAACATGGAGGTGTACGTGGGAGAGGAGTACTGCGGGACAGGCCGCGGAGAGAGCATCGGCACCTCCCGGGGCATGGG cGAAAGTGAAGAGGTTACTTTATACAAGAAGTACCTTAAGTTCGaatgccctgcagcctcctgtaGAATTAAG CTGCTTTCCATCGGGGATAAACAAAGAGTACTCATCAGTAAAATAATTGTAGAGGTGAAAACAGTATCTGCAAAACTAGCAACTGATTTTCCTCCACTAGGCTCAAGCATAGATCTAAACAGAGTGCAAACCATCATGGAATCCATGGGATCTAAGCTGTCTCCAGGTGCTCAGCAGCTCATGGACATGGTCCGATGTCAGCAGAAG AACAGTTTACCTCTTGGAGACAAACTTCATTGGATCTTTGGGAAAAATTCAGACTTTGGAGGTGACCATGCAATAGATGGATTGTGTGGTGCAGCTCTTCAGACATCACTAGATCAATCAGCCAGTGACTCCTTGCCTGTTAGAAACAACTTAACAAGTGAAGCAGTGCATGAAGACCTCAAAATGAGGGATGATCTGAACACACAGATACCCAAAAGAGGgaatatttctgcttctgaaagacTTCCTACCCATCAAAACACAGTTGACCTTGGAAATTATGTTAAAATCCTGGGATCTTTGCATATGCAGGAACAAGGGGGTGAAACCCCAAACGTAGCTCGTGCACAGgtgcttcttccttttcttcaaaacttgTGTAGTCAGGTAAATCACCTGAGGCTGAGAGATGGTGAGAAGCATTTTGGAAAAACAGTGATGAAAGAGGAAGATGTTCAGTGTGTTGG aGCAGAACAACAGCCTATTTGCTCCTATTTGGAAAAGATCATCTCAAAAAATATGGATCTGATGGAGAAAAAACTAATGGACTATATTGATCAGCAAATCCAGGCTCTTCAGACACATATAGATAATAAAATGGTTCTCTTAATGGACTTGGTTCAGAGCtcaaagccaaacaaaatttCCCAAGCACACTATGAGTCTAATGAAGGGTTCTCTAATGGAGAGAGGTAG